In Paenibacillus sp. FSL R7-0345, a single window of DNA contains:
- a CDS encoding ABC transporter permease, with the protein MSTLIKPGAERQLKNHSSLRQSVRNSLTMAYRGLLKIKRTPEQLFDVTLQPIIFTLMFTYIFGGAISGDVVSYLPVIIPGILVQTVITTSIVTGVQLREDMEKGVFDRFKSLPISRIAPLAGALLADTVRYTIATVLTFTMGYLMGYRPEGGLGYVALAALLVIGCSWAISWIFAFFGVIARTASSVQGISMIVLFPLTFMSNAFVPADTMPGWLQWFVKINPISHLVTAVRNLTNSGTVGSDLVYSLIGAAVIVAVFAPITVRAYMRRT; encoded by the coding sequence ATGAGTACACTCATTAAACCGGGCGCAGAGCGCCAATTAAAAAATCATTCCAGTCTACGCCAGTCTGTGCGCAATTCACTTACCATGGCTTACCGGGGGCTGCTCAAAATCAAGCGTACACCTGAGCAGCTGTTCGACGTCACACTGCAGCCGATCATTTTCACCCTGATGTTCACTTATATCTTTGGCGGTGCAATCTCAGGCGACGTGGTCAGCTATCTGCCGGTCATTATCCCCGGGATTCTGGTGCAGACGGTAATCACCACCTCGATTGTAACGGGCGTGCAGCTGCGTGAGGATATGGAAAAAGGTGTATTCGACCGCTTCAAGTCACTGCCGATCTCCCGCATTGCCCCGCTGGCGGGTGCGCTGCTGGCTGATACCGTCCGCTATACGATTGCTACTGTGCTAACCTTCACAATGGGTTATCTGATGGGCTACCGCCCGGAAGGCGGCCTTGGTTATGTAGCTCTCGCGGCATTGCTGGTCATCGGCTGTTCGTGGGCAATCAGCTGGATTTTTGCCTTCTTCGGCGTCATTGCGCGCACGGCTTCCAGCGTACAGGGGATTTCGATGATCGTGCTGTTCCCGCTGACCTTCATGTCCAACGCCTTTGTTCCCGCTGATACGATGCCCGGCTGGCTGCAATGGTTCGTCAAAATCAACCCGATCTCCCATCTCGTTACCGCTGTCCGTAATCTGACTAATTCAGGCACGGTAGGCTCTGATCTGGTGTATTCGCTGATTGGAGCAGCGGTAATTGTAGCGGTCTTTGCACCAATTACGGTCCGCGCTTATATGCGCCGCACGTAA
- a CDS encoding DUF6530 family protein: protein MKIPTTLKHKPVIVSENYEQVDGRYAGNTDAQGLSLGLAQWNDRGKVDISAKVWRHTGEKWSRQSEELPMHRVLDLAILICRSSLYFQEAYRMPDLYDAENPQIDRIGLQGDAMNVSVCTDNPMIGNDIKLFAQALGEDGEMIGERLSVLARVLKEMGY, encoded by the coding sequence ATGAAAATACCAACAACCCTCAAACATAAGCCTGTAATCGTGTCCGAAAATTATGAGCAGGTGGACGGCCGGTATGCCGGAAATACGGATGCCCAAGGCTTGTCCCTGGGTCTGGCCCAGTGGAATGACCGGGGCAAGGTCGATATTTCAGCCAAGGTGTGGAGACATACGGGAGAGAAGTGGTCAAGACAGTCGGAGGAGCTGCCGATGCACCGGGTGCTGGATCTGGCGATTCTAATCTGCAGAAGCAGCCTGTATTTTCAGGAGGCCTACCGGATGCCAGATCTGTATGATGCCGAGAACCCGCAGATTGACCGCATCGGACTGCAGGGCGATGCCATGAATGTATCGGTCTGCACCGACAACCCGATGATCGGTAATGATATCAAGCTGTTTGCCCAGGCACTGGGCGAGGACGGCGAAATGATCGGGGAGCGGC
- a CDS encoding DUF6544 family protein: protein MIALIITVVCLAAIAFFWNIAYSSTRAQFQKLTLGLMTGEPAIDTVFTAEDWTALPPPVRRYFETSGFTGYPKMSAMKAKFRNVKFSLGPGKPAITIGYTQCNSALQTSRIAFIDTKMYGIPFQGLDTYVNGAGGMKGVLGKAFTLFDQRGAEMDQACMVTFLSEVMLLPSAAIQNCITWKPIDDLHAEAVISRYGSTASGVFSFHENGECQSFTTNDRTAVGMDGSRQKVRWSAYMDDYSVMDGIRLPTRLRAVWHYDEGDLVYFDSNNFRLEYR, encoded by the coding sequence ATGATTGCATTGATCATTACTGTAGTATGTCTTGCCGCCATCGCTTTCTTTTGGAACATTGCCTATTCCTCAACCAGGGCTCAATTTCAGAAGCTCACCCTCGGCCTGATGACCGGCGAACCGGCTATAGATACCGTATTTACCGCAGAAGATTGGACGGCACTTCCACCGCCGGTGCGGAGATATTTTGAAACGTCGGGATTTACAGGTTATCCGAAGATGTCCGCGATGAAAGCTAAATTCCGTAATGTAAAGTTTAGCCTGGGTCCCGGCAAACCCGCTATTACGATCGGATATACTCAATGTAATTCCGCTCTGCAGACGTCCAGAATTGCCTTTATCGATACGAAGATGTACGGCATTCCTTTTCAGGGGCTTGATACCTATGTAAATGGTGCAGGGGGAATGAAGGGTGTTTTGGGCAAGGCGTTCACTCTGTTTGATCAGCGGGGTGCAGAAATGGACCAGGCCTGTATGGTTACCTTTCTGTCAGAAGTAATGCTGCTGCCAAGCGCTGCAATTCAGAACTGCATCACCTGGAAACCAATTGATGATCTGCATGCTGAAGCCGTTATTTCACGGTATGGCAGCACAGCCAGCGGAGTTTTCAGCTTTCACGAGAATGGCGAATGCCAATCCTTCACTACAAATGACCGGACTGCTGTTGGCATGGACGGCTCCAGGCAAAAGGTGCGCTGGAGCGCTTATATGGATGATTACAGCGTTATGGACGGCATCCGCCTACCTACCCGTCTTAGAGCCGTATGGCACTATGATGAGGGAGACCTCGTATACTTTGACAGCAACAATTTCCGTTTAGAATACCGTTGA
- a CDS encoding GNAT family N-acetyltransferase, translated as MSKRMHNELTISKLTSGDRSAANRIFEISITDAFEQEGLGDLREDIDQEIEGKKELLKSAICGTNPGTFFLLASVEGEAAGTISFGPCGEEIRVCTGGRLNRVGELGSLYVLPQYQNRGIGSALIRSMAGWLNEQEIGQFCLDSGYTRAQQKWLRKFGEPYVTVPDYWGPGNPHMVWLCKVKDYV; from the coding sequence GTGTCTAAGAGAATGCATAATGAGCTGACCATAAGCAAACTAACATCCGGGGACAGGAGCGCAGCTAACAGGATTTTTGAAATCTCGATTACGGATGCCTTCGAGCAGGAAGGGCTTGGCGATTTGCGTGAGGATATTGACCAGGAAATTGAGGGGAAAAAGGAGCTGCTTAAGTCTGCCATCTGCGGGACTAATCCGGGTACTTTTTTCTTGCTGGCATCCGTTGAGGGTGAAGCGGCCGGAACCATATCCTTCGGCCCCTGCGGTGAGGAAATCCGGGTATGCACAGGCGGACGGCTGAACAGGGTGGGCGAGCTGGGCAGTTTATATGTGCTGCCGCAGTATCAGAACCGCGGGATCGGATCGGCGCTGATCCGCAGTATGGCCGGGTGGCTGAACGAACAGGAAATTGGACAGTTCTGTCTTGACAGCGGCTACACCCGCGCCCAGCAGAAATGGCTGCGGAAGTTCGGCGAGCCTTACGTGACTGTTCCGGATTATTGGGGCCCCGGCAATCCGCATATGGTCTGGCTGTGCAAGGTGAAGGATTACGTTTAG
- a CDS encoding LysE family transporter — MNLTAFLLYCVVVTFTPGPTNIVILSAVQISSIRQVMKYVWGATLAFGLLLAVSALLNRMLVVLLPGVLTVMQLVGSLYMLYLALQIYRMNAAAQNSSTSSFTAGLLMQFVNPKVILFTLTVIPSYVLPYYSSPFILTVFVIVITVIGFFAFMAWLLFGTLFRAFLQNHRRLANTVMALFMVYSAVMVSGIL; from the coding sequence ATGAATCTTACCGCTTTTCTTTTATACTGCGTTGTTGTTACCTTTACCCCGGGACCGACCAATATCGTGATTCTGTCCGCTGTGCAGATCAGCAGCATCAGGCAGGTGATGAAATATGTCTGGGGCGCAACGCTTGCCTTTGGCTTATTGCTCGCCGTGTCTGCCCTGCTGAACCGGATGCTTGTTGTCCTCCTGCCGGGTGTACTTACAGTCATGCAGCTGGTTGGCAGCCTGTATATGCTGTATCTTGCCTTGCAGATTTACCGGATGAACGCAGCAGCACAGAATTCCTCCACATCCAGCTTCACCGCCGGTCTCCTGATGCAATTTGTGAACCCCAAGGTGATCCTGTTCACCTTAACCGTAATACCGAGCTACGTGCTGCCTTATTACAGCTCTCCGTTCATTCTGACAGTGTTCGTTATTGTAATAACGGTAATCGGCTTTTTTGCTTTTATGGCCTGGCTGTTGTTCGGCACTTTATTCAGAGCTTTTCTGCAGAATCACCGGCGGCTGGCGAACACTGTTATGGCGCTGTTTATGGTATACTCGGCGGTAATGGTTTCAGGCATTTTATAG
- a CDS encoding AraC family transcriptional regulator, whose translation MEQFIYKKSDDILALTASISDFTYKKHCHEEFAVGVTLRGIQQYQLSGSLQSSHQGGVMLFNREQYHDGSSYDRDGIDYVMLYLRPELVTEVLGSRELRFDTPIMYDRGLAQHICAISDAVQSGKDEALGSELLLSLIERLARTADDTTVRTAKTDTLFMERAKEMMLNRLGDVLGLDELCLEFGMSKFQFIRGFKQHAGISPYQFFLNCKVEHARRSIEQTRDIYAAVAECGFFDLTHLNRHFKSMFGITAYEYLSQLN comes from the coding sequence GTGGAGCAGTTTATTTACAAAAAATCAGACGACATCCTGGCCCTGACCGCGAGCATAAGCGACTTCACTTATAAAAAGCACTGCCACGAGGAGTTTGCAGTCGGTGTCACACTGCGCGGCATCCAGCAGTATCAGCTCAGCGGCAGCTTGCAGTCCTCGCACCAGGGCGGTGTCATGCTCTTTAACAGGGAACAGTATCATGACGGCAGCTCTTATGACCGTGACGGAATTGACTATGTGATGCTCTATCTGCGGCCGGAGCTGGTGACTGAGGTGCTGGGCAGCCGTGAGCTGCGCTTCGATACTCCAATTATGTATGACCGCGGGCTGGCACAGCATATTTGCGCCATTTCCGATGCGGTCCAATCCGGCAAAGACGAGGCACTGGGCAGTGAACTGCTGCTGTCCCTGATTGAACGGCTCGCCCGTACAGCTGACGATACAACCGTAAGAACCGCTAAAACCGACACCCTGTTCATGGAACGGGCCAAAGAAATGATGCTGAACCGCCTCGGGGACGTACTGGGGCTGGACGAGCTGTGCCTGGAATTCGGCATGTCCAAGTTCCAGTTTATACGCGGATTCAAGCAGCATGCCGGCATTTCGCCTTATCAGTTCTTTCTGAACTGCAAGGTTGAGCACGCGAGACGCTCCATCGAACAGACCAGGGATATCTATGCGGCGGTGGCAGAATGCGGCTTCTTCGACCTGACCCATCTGAACCGGCATTTTAAAAGCATGTTCGGCATCACGGCCTATGAATATCTGTCCCAGCTTAACTAA
- a CDS encoding ATP-binding cassette domain-containing protein: MSQLTSKAAKQGGLAIEAQGLVKIFGDNRAVDGVDLQVPTGSIYGVLGPNGAGKTTAIRMLATLLRPDGGSARIFGHDVVKEPQIVRQLIGVTGQYASVDESLSATENLVIFSRLLGLGRSEAKRKAAELLEEFGLSEAARRPLKNFSGGMRRRLDLAASLIAQPPLIFLDEPTTGLDPRTRNQMWDTIRRLVGSGSTVLLTTQYLEEADQLADRIAVIDHGRVVAEGTVDHLKSSVGSSSLHLRVEHPQQIQLARQTVERVLRVQSAISAEASTITAPMGNADAVTDLLIALREAGVLLSEMSVQKPTLDEVFLSLTGSRAEDDALQATGKVKNVEGQHYEYTH; this comes from the coding sequence ATGAGTCAACTAACGAGCAAGGCTGCGAAGCAAGGCGGATTGGCGATTGAAGCGCAGGGTCTGGTCAAAATTTTCGGGGACAACCGCGCGGTGGATGGCGTTGATCTGCAGGTGCCCACAGGTTCGATTTATGGGGTACTCGGGCCGAACGGGGCGGGAAAAACAACCGCGATCCGCATGCTGGCCACACTGCTCAGACCCGACGGCGGTTCAGCCAGAATCTTCGGGCACGATGTAGTAAAGGAGCCGCAGATTGTGCGGCAGTTAATCGGTGTGACCGGGCAGTATGCCTCAGTGGATGAATCGCTTAGCGCAACCGAGAATCTGGTGATTTTCTCGCGGCTGCTTGGATTGGGACGCAGCGAGGCCAAACGCAAGGCAGCTGAGCTGCTGGAGGAATTCGGGCTGAGCGAAGCGGCCAGACGGCCGCTGAAGAACTTCTCCGGCGGGATGCGCCGCCGTCTGGATCTGGCGGCGAGTCTGATCGCCCAGCCGCCGCTGATTTTTCTGGATGAGCCGACAACCGGGCTTGACCCGCGGACCCGTAACCAGATGTGGGATACGATCCGCCGGCTGGTAGGTTCGGGGTCCACTGTGCTGCTGACCACGCAGTATCTGGAGGAAGCGGACCAGCTGGCTGACCGGATCGCCGTAATCGATCATGGCCGGGTCGTCGCCGAGGGGACTGTGGATCATCTGAAATCCTCGGTCGGCAGCTCTTCACTGCATCTCAGGGTAGAGCATCCGCAGCAGATCCAGCTGGCCCGGCAGACGGTGGAGCGTGTACTCCGCGTCCAGAGCGCTATTTCAGCAGAAGCCTCAACGATTACAGCTCCGATGGGCAACGCCGATGCCGTAACCGACCTGCTTATTGCTCTCCGTGAGGCAGGGGTTCTGCTGTCGGAAATGAGCGTGCAAAAGCCGACACTGGATGAAGTATTCCTGTCGCTGACGGGAAGCAGAGCAGAAGATGATGCCTTACAGGCAACGGGAAAAGTAAAAAATGTGGAGGGTCAGCACTATGAGTACACTCATTAA
- a CDS encoding TetR/AcrR family transcriptional regulator — translation MDRRVRKSQESIMDALISLMAEKEFEKITINEIAGRADVNRGTVYAHYTDKYQLLELCIESHLDQLIASCMPQEELNEPPYPTKDALLRVFSMLEQHTAFYTTLLTTKGVPALRSRLLEMICLSIREQFAEQLFPAGVDQEVRIQFIASATVGVIEWWFTNPVPYSAEEITGQLWSLLEMNHMLPDKQPV, via the coding sequence ATGGACAGACGAGTCCGGAAGAGCCAGGAATCCATTATGGATGCCCTGATTAGCCTGATGGCCGAAAAGGAATTTGAGAAGATTACCATTAATGAAATTGCCGGGCGTGCTGATGTTAACCGCGGAACGGTCTATGCCCACTACACGGATAAATACCAGCTGCTGGAGCTATGTATTGAGAGTCATTTGGATCAGCTGATCGCAAGCTGTATGCCGCAGGAAGAGCTGAATGAACCGCCTTATCCTACAAAAGACGCCTTATTGCGTGTATTCAGCATGCTGGAGCAGCATACCGCCTTTTACACTACCCTCTTGACTACAAAAGGGGTTCCCGCTCTGCGCAGCCGTCTGCTGGAGATGATCTGCCTTAGCATCAGGGAGCAATTTGCAGAGCAGCTATTCCCCGCCGGTGTGGATCAGGAGGTCCGGATTCAATTTATAGCATCGGCGACGGTGGGTGTTATCGAATGGTGGTTCACGAACCCTGTGCCCTACTCTGCCGAAGAGATTACCGGGCAGCTGTGGAGCCTGCTGGAAATGAATCATATGCTGCCTGATAAACAGCCTGTCTGA
- a CDS encoding 2-dehydropantoate 2-reductase N-terminal domain-containing protein, translating into MKTLVYGAGVLGSYLAHVLIRGGNEVTILARGSRAEELKRDGLVIRHYFQRKTTTDKVKVISTLLPEEQYDLIFVVMKFNDFPAVLPVLAKNASSNIILVGNNPEAHDTQRNLQELSLHKKNIAFGFQLSGGRREQDRMICVRAGGQMVLGTLDGPVPFHDMLTEVFKHTRYKLSFLTDIDTWLKSHIITILPMNLATFAVGGNVKKLARNKKLLLQIISAMDEGFKVLETLGYTVVPAGQVKAVRSYRKLMYLFLKLYHNLPVARMIDGSVHELAALNGAFDRLKRQSGAAAPDWDDLVAQNSGI; encoded by the coding sequence ATGAAGACATTAGTTTATGGTGCAGGGGTACTCGGCAGCTATCTGGCGCATGTGCTGATCCGGGGCGGTAATGAGGTGACCATCCTGGCGAGAGGAAGCCGGGCGGAGGAGCTGAAGCGGGACGGGCTGGTTATCCGCCATTATTTTCAGCGTAAGACGACCACCGATAAGGTGAAGGTAATCAGCACTCTTTTGCCGGAGGAGCAGTATGATCTTATATTTGTCGTGATGAAATTTAATGACTTTCCGGCTGTCCTGCCCGTGCTTGCGAAGAATGCCAGCAGTAATATTATTCTCGTAGGCAATAATCCGGAGGCGCATGATACACAGAGAAATCTGCAGGAGCTTAGTCTGCATAAGAAAAATATTGCGTTTGGCTTCCAGCTCAGCGGCGGGCGGCGGGAACAGGACCGGATGATCTGTGTCCGCGCAGGGGGGCAGATGGTGCTTGGGACGCTGGACGGACCGGTTCCTTTTCATGACATGCTGACAGAGGTCTTTAAGCATACCCGGTATAAGCTGAGCTTTCTCACCGATATAGATACTTGGCTGAAAAGCCACATTATCACGATTTTGCCGATGAATCTTGCCACATTTGCCGTAGGTGGGAATGTCAAAAAGCTGGCGCGAAACAAGAAGCTCCTGCTGCAGATCATCAGTGCGATGGATGAAGGCTTTAAAGTGCTTGAGACATTAGGCTATACAGTTGTTCCGGCAGGCCAGGTTAAGGCAGTCCGCTCCTACCGCAAGCTCATGTATCTGTTCCTCAAGCTGTATCATAATCTGCCCGTTGCCCGGATGATTGACGGATCGGTGCATGAGCTTGCCGCATTAAACGGGGCTTTTGACAGGCTGAAGCGGCAGTCAGGGGCAGCAGCTCCGGATTGGGATGATCTGGTTGCCCAAAATAGCGGAATATAA
- a CDS encoding MarR family transcriptional regulator, which yields MEEKDQQAYILGALLMLANRVQVLGDKLDEKITMKQWLLIAVILKSGSAAPALSDLAAMIGSSRQNVKKMALLLEKQGLVTLAKDPQDARVVRVRLTDSCMVYFAGRSRDEEQFMARLFNDFDEELTGSLFRGLAGLSRNITRMEDGSRADDKGVE from the coding sequence TTGGAGGAGAAGGATCAGCAGGCGTATATTCTGGGTGCTTTACTTATGCTTGCCAACCGTGTTCAGGTACTGGGGGATAAGCTCGACGAAAAAATTACGATGAAGCAGTGGCTGCTGATTGCTGTTATTTTAAAAAGCGGATCAGCTGCACCTGCCCTGAGCGATCTGGCTGCCATGATCGGCAGCTCCAGGCAAAATGTGAAGAAGATGGCTTTGCTGCTGGAGAAACAGGGCCTGGTTACGCTCGCCAAAGATCCGCAGGATGCGCGGGTTGTCCGTGTGCGGCTTACGGATAGCTGCATGGTCTATTTTGCGGGCAGGAGCAGGGATGAAGAACAATTCATGGCAAGGTTATTCAATGATTTTGACGAGGAATTAACGGGCAGCCTGTTCCGCGGATTAGCCGGGCTGAGCCGGAATATCACCCGGATGGAAGATGGTTCGAGAGCTGATGACAAAGGGGTAGAGTAA